In a genomic window of Arvicanthis niloticus isolate mArvNil1 chromosome 8, mArvNil1.pat.X, whole genome shotgun sequence:
- the Ppp1r3g gene encoding protein phosphatase 1 regulatory subunit 3G gives MEPSGEQLQRSEASSSTSSGDPPSVEELSVPEALCVESGTSETPIPDAQLQDRPLSRQKEAALPEQEELQEYRRSRVRSFSLPADPILQAAKLLQQRQQAGQPSSDGDEPVGDCCSKCKKRVQFADSLGLSLASVKHFSETEEPQVPPAVLSRLHSFPLCSEDLQQLEGLLAVAKVSAPLLAPHAGLRPLFQLPELGAAEERLRRQRVCLESVQCSQPPCAEVTGSGRVISCPGPRAVAVRYTFTEWRTFLDVPAELHPKSLESLHPVRSGDSRPGAEGGEEEAGTERFCFSLCLPPGLQPKEGEDADACGVAIHFAICYRCEQGEYWDNNEGANYTLRYVCSTDPL, from the coding sequence ATGGAGCCCTCGGGAGAGCAGCTACAAAGATCCGAGGCTTCTAGCTCTACGTCTTCCGGAGACCCGCCATCCGTGGAAGAGCTGTCGGTCCCCGAGGCCCTTTGCGTGGAGAGTGGCACCTCTGAGACCCCAATCCCTGACGCTCAGCTCCAGGACAGGCCCCTGTCGCGGCAGAAAGAGGCAGCTCTCCCGGAACAGGAGGAGCTACAGGAATATCGCCGCTCTCGAGTGCGCTCCTTCTCTTTGCCCGCAGACCCCATCCTGCAGGCGGCCAAGCTcctgcagcagaggcagcaggcgGGGCAGCCCAGCTCAGACGGCGACGAGCCGGTTGGGGACTGCTGCTCCAAGTGTAAGAAGCGCGTGCAGTTCGCCGACTCCCTGGGACTGAGCCTGGCCAGCGTGAAGCACTTCAGCGAGACCGAGGAGCCGCAGGTGCCACCCGCCGTGCTCTCCCGTCTCCACAGCTTCCCGCTGTGCTCCGAGGACCTGCAGCAGCTCGAGGGGCTACTGGCAGTGGCAAAGGTGTCCGCGCCCCTCTTGGCGCCGCATGCCGGGCTCCGACCCCTCTTTCAACTCCCGGAGCTGGGCGCTGCGGAGGAGCGTCTGCGGCGACAGCGAGTGTGCCTGGAAAGTGTGCAGTGCTCCCAGCCGCCCTGCGCAGAGGTGACCGGCTCTGGCCGGGTGATCAGTTGCCCCGGACCTAGGGCAGTGGCGGTGCGCTACACTTTTACCGAGTGGCGCACTTTTCTGGACGTGCCGGCCGAGCTGCACCCGAAGTCACTGGAGTCCCTGCACCCCGTAAGGTCGGGGGACTCTCGACCAGGGGCTGAGGGTGGTGAGGAGGAGGCCGGCACCGAGCGTTTCTGCTTTTCGCTGTGCCTGCCCCCGGGTCTGCAGCCCAAAGAAGGGGAGGATGCTGACGCGTGCGGCGTCGCTATTCATTTTGCCATCTGCTACCGCTGCGAGCAGGGCGAATACTGGGACAACAACGAGGGGGCCAACTACACCTTGCGCTATGTGTGCTCCACAGACCCTCTCTGA